In the genome of Hevea brasiliensis isolate MT/VB/25A 57/8 chromosome 14, ASM3005281v1, whole genome shotgun sequence, the window ttgtgaaactaaaTCCAACTTATTTAACATGaaaattgaatatatataattttataatttaattgattagtttTGATTTGAATACTATTAAAATTGACTTTATCGATTTATTTTGATGAAATACAATGAATCCGTCTAATCTGAGCATGTACGGCTTATTAGTAGATAGTAATTACAAGAAAAGTTtacatttatatattaaaaaatctgataaataaaaaaatattgacaATAAACTAAAGATTTTAGAAGTTTTATACTTACACTTATTAGCTTTGATTTTTTGAGTACATGTACAAAATTGCCCATAAAAACATTTACTAATGACAAATTTTTTTAAAAGGAAAcagttaaaaaagaaaattttataaaatatcatAAGATACCCTTGAATTATCATaggttaaaatttatttattttaaatacctattagaagttaaattaaaaaaaaaagcatataatatattaaaaataagatataataaaatatttaaaaaaaatgcaaTAAGTGAAAGTTATGGGCCCCAATCAAGAACTGGgctccaaaaaaaaaataaagaactgGGCCAAAGCAATAAATGAGTTGGCTGACATTTTATGTTTTCACAAAACAACAAAACAAAACCTCTTTAGGCTACAGCATAGGGAATAATGTAACGTCCACATCCAACTCCAAAAAATTTCCAATGTTATGTCcaattccccttttttttttttctaattttaatcaaattaattttttttaaaataatatatataacattttgtatcatttatcaattttcatagatcatttaattaattagatatattttttatttgattaaagaTAAAcctaataaaaaatgaaatactTTTTTTTCTTCTAGCAgacatgcatatatatatatatatatatatttcagtgacaaaatttattttttaataaaatcatgataattttattaagatgaattaatttatataagCCATATATATACTATTCATAATCAATATATAATTTTGAATCATCAGTTCACTCTGGGTCTATACGTGGAGGGCTCCACCACATAATGATTCTTTACCTTTGAGTATAATGTGATTTATTAATGTATcgtatcatataatatatattatatgatatagttTTTATTATCAACATGTTTGAAAAGATTATATGGTACATTATGGTTTAATAACTTTttcttattataaatataaaaattattaaaatatctttttttattgttttaaatatattaataacttaaaatatttatttaaacaaaatattaatttaaaaataatgttattataataataattaaatacacattttatttttttaaattaattattaaacatgccttataaatatataatattaaagttatataattaaaattttatatattatataaggataaaatagaaaaaaaaaatccaaacatACTAAATCACTAATTTAGTGGTTTAAGAAGTTGTAGTAAAATGATAGTTTACAACCTCAAGCCGTCATTTTTAAAGACAATCTTTTCAAGCACGTAAAGTAATTATACCATATAATATAAAATCATCATATTTCAAATAGAGTGTTATAGTTAGAAAAGCTTTGGATTTTTATTTTCCAAGGCAGACACACATCACTCGATGATGAAAAATGCTCCTTAGTAatctattttataatataaatttcttTAAAATCTAATGAATAAAATAAGATGGGAATGATCTTATCACAATAGAATATATTGAAATCTTTTCATttaaacagtttttttttttttaatggttgAATAGCTGCTTTATATTATAAAAAGTAAGAGCTTTAAatcatgataattttttttttaaataactttaatatattatgaaattttgaatattttaaaattaatattttattagaaataattgAAATGATATGACAAATAAAATATTCATTTATATTCAATTAACTTGAAATTGGGATAAGCATTGTAAGAGACCCACTTGTACTATCCTaacaattgtttctaacaatagctaatcaaataataaataatGAGGTTGGCATTTCATTTTCCAAATCAACTCTTCTTCACGCCATAGGCTAGTGGACATCTAACTATTAATATTTATGTACAATTAACTAATCCCTCAACAAAACAAACCTTAATTCACCATTAGATTATTTACATTAAAATACatgtgaaattaattaaaaaatatataatatatacataaatttaaatttaaattttaaatttaataattattaaatttatttttatataaaattgagTTTATAATAGCTACACTCCTAATTATAtgtgtaatttaattaatttatataaattttgatataaatatttaatttcaaaatgattatttttatttttatataaaattcaaaTTATACTTAATAATTTATAGCAAAACTAGATTCGAGAAATTAACTTTCTAGACAAAGATAAAATCAAGTTCATGGTACCCAACAAattgaaattatatatatgaTTAATTTGCTTTTGATTATTACCCTCAAGTGATGAAGTAATTTGCTTTCATGCGTTCCTTGAGACAAcaaaagagagaggagagaagaAAATAGTAAAGACAATGAAGATATTTTAAAAACAAAGAATATTCTCTTATTTGATTCTTCCACATTTACATTGATTAAAGTACCCATTAATAgatgaaatgaaaaataaataattttgaaaatgaaaattttaacttataTCACTATAATTTATCCTTATTATTGATGCTGTTATACtaagaatttttttaatataatttggtAATTCATAAATAagcatataaataaaattaaatattttttacaataggaaaaatataaatatagtcAAACAGATATTTttattcataaataatttaaagaaAGAATAAGtaattggctttttttttttttttgaatgataaaaaaaatttcgaCAATATTGTCTTGCActgtattttaaatatttaaaaactcatcaaatattgtaaaaaaataaaaacaatgtAAAATCCCACTGAAAGGATTGAAAAAATAAAACCCGATGTTCAGAAATTAAACAGTAATTCACCctccatttttattattttttctttgagaGAGAAGAAGACGCATTCTGTACGATTAACCAAAGTAGTATTCATCAAAATAGAATGCTAAAACAAAAGTAACCAAGAAACCTTAAAAACAGATACAGGGCGAAATGCTTAGCAAGTACACCTGTATATTACACAACCAAAAACATATAACCAGGTTCATACTATCAAGAACTGGAAAAATGAAGGAATAAACATTAACAAATGCCCAACAAATGGCAAAATTTGCACTAATTACATTTCAAAAAGCCAAGGCTGCAGCTACATATCTACAATTTTCTTTTTAGAAACATAAAAGGATCTACGAAGCCAAACGAAAACCCAAAATAGGTACCGCATCAACTGTTCCCTTCTTTTGTAATCGGATCCCGAGTTTTATCATCATCGGAACATGGCCCATCCAGATCACTAGGTCTACCTCCCAACACACTGTCAAAATCGTCACAACTGCCCACTACGTTTGCATCACCATGTCTTACAATGCCCTCGGACAAAGAAACCAAGCTAATAGTGGCCATGCTATTCGCAATAGCTTCTACATCGCTGGAGCCACCATATAGTCCACGGCTTCCAGTCACATGTATGCCTTTTTTCTCATCAGCATTGGTCAATGCTACAGGGAAGACATCCATCAACTGAGGGTTACCTTGGGTTGAACTACTAATGAGTAGTCGCAGAGTCTCTCTTGCACCCTTCTCTACCACGGAATCAGTTTCAGGAATCAATGAGTTGACGAGTTTTTGGTGCAGTGGGGAAATAGCGCTCGACATAGTAGGACCAGCACTCACCAGGTAACCTTGACCCGATGAGCAAACATCAATTACTGGGATATGAACAATTGGATCGCACATCAATGGGGTGAAGGTTGGGATCTGCTTAGAACCGGGCATTGGCAATCGAAGCATTGGGTCTGGCAGCAAAGGAGGAAAATCTATCGAGGGAACATCAGACAGACTGAGAGGTGGTGTTGGAGTTAAAAGACTGGAGGACCTGGCAGCTGACAATAATGAAGAAAGTGGTGGAAGCAAGGGGGATTCGATTGATGAGGTAGTGAGTTGTGGAGAAGCTGAAGGATACTGCATAGTTGATGGACCTTGGGGGCACCAACAATAGTAAGGAGAGACAAGAGGTGGACTTGAGGAAGTTACATGGAATACTGAACTTGGAGTTGGGGAGATGGCCAATTTCCCCAGGGATTCAATAAAACTTGATGGCACCATAGGGCAACTCTTAATTGCATGCAGTTCTTCATTATCAGACTGATTAGAGCTTGATGCATCGTTATCACGCGGCAATGCAATCATCAGGTTGTCAACAGATGAGAAGTGGCTATCCCCGCGACGCTTTAACTTTTCTCTGGCAGCAGCACATTTTAAAGAAGACAAACTTCTAGACAGGCCCTCTTTGAAAGAACTTGATCTTGGACTGAGGCTTTCCTGATAAGATGAATTTGCTTTCATAGCCTGGCTGCCAATGGGTCGGGAACGCCGAGACTTGGAAGATAGGGAAGACGTTGCATCAGAGAGGTCAAGATTGATGCCTGACGAAGAGGCAGGTATGCATGCTACACTTTCTCGGGTGTTACTTCCTAGAAGATAGGAGCGGAGGTGAATTGCAAAGCAATCAAGTCGTGAGTTGCTAATTCCAGTTAATACTGCAATAGATGGTCTCCTCTCGAGTACATCTTTCATCTATGATTTTGAGGAAAACAAAACCTTCATCAGAAATAATATCAACAAACAATCCCACCAATAATTTTCATAACAAAAAGCggggaaaatgaaagaaaaacatgCTTCACCTACTAGCAATGATATTAagaaagagggaaaaaaaaaaggtaatcaGTTCAGATTCATGTGAATCAGAAAATTATATTTGATTGTCATTTCCTTGACAATGAACAATGTAAATGATATTTCAATTACTTTGCAGCATTTAGCAACTAAACATTAGAAGTTACAATGCCAAATTAATTTCTCATGAACCACTATGCATGTTAAGTACATGCATGATTGATCTTCAATCATACCTTGGCAATCAATTCAATACCCAAGAGCTTCGACTTCTCTGAGCACCAGAAGTAATAATCTCTACCATCTGCTATCTTTATAAGGAAAGATCGCCCAGAACTGTCTGCTAAGATCTCCTCAACTGTGACAGCAGGACTAAGTGGTTTACTGCTTAGGGTGAATAGTCTTTCCGTGTTACCATTATCTCCAATGAATGAGAGACGCAAATCAGACGTCGGCAGCATTGTAAGATTTAAATTTCCCCTGCAACAATTCAGGAAAAAAGCGTAAGCATAAATTACTTTAGAAGTATTGAATAGCAAAACTGAAAAGCATTACAAAGAAAAAATTGAACCAAAAAGCAAGCAACAGGAAACAGAACCAAAGATGAAGTCACAAATAACAGTATTTTCAAATGCACTATCCCTATTGTGGCTCGATTTATATTATGGAGCCTAACATTCCCCAGAAAATTACCATACATCTTATCAAAAACCAAGAGCAGCTGAAATTGTCAATATAATAAACAGTAAAAGACAatgcaaataaataaattagtaaatcaATATAAGTGCCAACCAAGGGAACACACAAAACTTGATGATGGGACACAGAACCTAGAGCTAACACCTGTCCAGTGCAAATCTTCTCAATTACTCCAACTTTCCAAGTCTTCAACTAAAAGCATGTCTAATAACCAAAGTCATAACAGTATTAGATAAGCAAACAATTTTAGCCTTTTCCTAGATATCATTTTTAACATCTACAGCACACTAACTGTATAAAGTATGAACTAGAGTTGAGTATTAGGCCTAAGATCCTGACTTCACCCTATTTCATCTTTAATTATGTTTTGTAATTTAAAAAAACAAAACTTTAGTTCTACATAGAGGCTCTTAGGCCTAATACATTGGCAAAAGTGATGGCCAGTGTCAAATTCAGCCATTTCTCATGATATTGATCCTTATGAAAAGTCCCCAAACATATAAACAAATTCATAACCACAGAACAAGGTTAGAAAAGACGAATAACATGTATTAAAGAATATAATGGCATGATATGAAAAAGTACACAACTGAAACCATAAAGAACGTAGAATATAGCAAGAACTCATCATTTCAGATACAAAGAAAGACCCTTTACACCCAGTTCCTacttaagttttaaaattatccTATCAATTCAAAAAACAACAGCAATTTATATAATCACATAATGTAGGAGATGAAACTACCTTTACTTCCTCATAATTCAGAGATCATAATAGAATACGCCCACTTTACCTACAAGTCAAAAGATATTTTTACTTGGAAGCATGAACATTATCACCGTTATAAAGCTAAAACATAGAATCCTGCAATCTCTACTATTCATGAACGACAGAATATATACACTTTCCACCAGTAGTGTTCACTAGCAGAAAAAGGTCACATCAATTCGGTAGGAAACCCCTCTAAACAACTAATATGAGAGGTAACAAAACCATTTCAGTTCATGACCAAGGAAAAACCAGTTGACCAATCTTTACGACGTCTCCTGGCACGATAATGCAACCCCAAGCTATAAAAGAGGATGTAGAAGCCACAATTATAAGAAACAAGTATATTGAATCCATCAAACAAATTTGCATCTTTTCATGAAATCCAAAATAAGTTCAAAGAACAAGTACAAAAAATTTTACAAATTGATTTCAAGTTAGATGATAATAGAGAACAATAATAATAGTATTAAAAGCACAAAACATATTATGAAAATACAGTATCGCACAAGCAATAAAACACAAACAGAACTGATCTTCACAAAAAAATCAAGGGACACCCTATATCTGATACAAATATCTTCAAACTTACAGGTACATTAACATGGGTGATATACTGCAAAAAATCAGAACATCACTAACATCATATATAATCTAATCAGCTGCCTGCATAGAATATTGGAATCATAACTCTTTAAAACATTATTTGAATGAGATCATATAAATGAATCAACTTAGATTGTACAGTGAAAGAAGCAAAAAATTGTGCGTATGTTGCCTGACACCCTAGGATCAGTGGCAGATGTACCCCTCTTTTTTAGAAAAATGTATATGTGTCGAAATTGACCCTCATAGATTCCATTATTaaattacacacacacacacacacacacacacacacacacacacacacacacacacacacacacacacactcccTCATAAATTTAATTCTTAATAATTTTCAAAGTATTAGACCTTATCATATACAATTGTAAGAACATTTTTTAATAgtattttgttataatttttgtATGTTGACACCATTAAAAATTTTTCTGGATCAGCCAC includes:
- the LOC110640941 gene encoding uncharacterized protein LOC110640941 translates to MGNYRKQEFCDDRAERSNGDDFQDSSSVSSGVETSTVGSVAVSPERSEIGLTERLADILVEDGEGDLLLQQSDREDRVLQWLQALDMQVMGACRADERLKPLLKQNASSGMAEDRLLAHLSQHFEPSEVGILARCFCIPLVSIRVGKISKRGTLLCPTASRGNLNLTMLPTSDLRLSFIGDNGNTERLFTLSSKPLSPAVTVEEILADSSGRSFLIKIADGRDYYFWCSEKSKLLGIELIAKMKDVLERRPSIAVLTGISNSRLDCFAIHLRSYLLGSNTRESVACIPASSSGINLDLSDATSSLSSKSRRSRPIGSQAMKANSSYQESLSPRSSSFKEGLSRSLSSLKCAAAREKLKRRGDSHFSSVDNLMIALPRDNDASSSNQSDNEELHAIKSCPMVPSSFIESLGKLAISPTPSSVFHVTSSSPPLVSPYYCWCPQGPSTMQYPSASPQLTTSSIESPLLPPLSSLLSAARSSSLLTPTPPLSLSDVPSIDFPPLLPDPMLRLPMPGSKQIPTFTPLMCDPIVHIPVIDVCSSGQGYLVSAGPTMSSAISPLHQKLVNSLIPETDSVVEKGARETLRLLISSSTQGNPQLMDVFPVALTNADEKKGIHVTGSRGLYGGSSDVEAIANSMATISLVSLSEGIVRHGDANVVGSCDDFDSVLGGRPSDLDGPCSDDDKTRDPITKEGNS